In Amycolatopsis methanolica 239, a single genomic region encodes these proteins:
- a CDS encoding phytoene/squalene synthase family protein, whose amino-acid sequence MTGALDAAGITEPRLREAYVRCRRLNAEHGRTYYLATRLLTKAQRPAVHALYGFARFADDIVDSAPPGSDPARRLEALSAELFAGLDSGRSDDPVLAAVVDTAGRYGIRRDLFTAFLDSMRMDLTVTGYADRAALDRYVHGSAEVIGLQMLPVLGTVGEQAEAAPYAAALGKAFQLTNFLRDVAEDLDRGRVYLPADELAAFGVDRDLLLWCHRHGRTDPRVRAALAAQHATTREVYAYARAGIDRLHPVSRPCIATALVLYSEILDRIEAAEFAVFAHRARVGRARRVRLALSGLARAMWARRGRRAADLTAAATERWA is encoded by the coding sequence ATGACCGGGGCCCTGGACGCCGCCGGGATCACCGAGCCACGCCTGCGCGAGGCCTACGTCCGCTGCCGCCGCCTCAACGCCGAGCACGGCCGCACCTACTACCTCGCGACGCGCCTGCTGACCAAGGCGCAGCGCCCGGCCGTGCACGCGCTCTACGGGTTCGCCCGCTTCGCCGACGACATCGTCGACTCCGCTCCCCCCGGCAGCGATCCGGCGCGGCGCCTGGAAGCGCTTTCCGCGGAGCTGTTCGCCGGCCTGGACAGCGGCCGCAGCGACGACCCGGTCCTCGCGGCCGTGGTGGACACCGCCGGCCGCTACGGGATCCGCCGCGACCTGTTCACCGCGTTCCTCGACTCGATGCGGATGGACCTCACCGTCACCGGCTACGCCGACCGCGCCGCGCTGGACCGCTACGTGCACGGCTCGGCGGAGGTGATCGGCCTGCAGATGCTGCCTGTGCTGGGCACCGTCGGCGAGCAGGCGGAGGCCGCGCCCTACGCGGCGGCGCTGGGCAAGGCCTTCCAGCTGACCAACTTCCTGCGTGACGTCGCCGAGGACCTCGACCGCGGCCGCGTCTACCTGCCCGCCGACGAGCTCGCCGCGTTCGGCGTCGACCGCGACCTGCTGCTGTGGTGCCACCGGCACGGCCGCACCGACCCCAGGGTGCGCGCGGCGCTGGCCGCCCAGCACGCCACCACCCGCGAGGTCTACGCCTACGCGCGGGCCGGCATCGACCGGCTGCACCCGGTGTCCCGGCCGTGCATCGCGACCGCTCTGGTGCTGTACTCGGAGATCCTGGACCGGATCGAGGCGGCCGAGTTCGCGGTGTTCGCCCACCGGGCCCGGGTCGGCCGCGCCCGCCGGGTGCGGCTGGCGCTGTCCGGGCTGGCGCGGGCGATGTGGGCGCGGCGCGGCCGGCGCGCGGCGGACCTGACCGCGGCCGCGACGGAGAGGTGGGCGTGA
- the crtI gene encoding phytoene desaturase family protein, producing the protein MRTVTGPADRIVVVGAGLSGLAAALHLAGRGRQVTVVERAPVPGGRAGRLDLDGYRVDTGPTVLTMPDLVDETLAAVGDSLANRLDLVPVTPAYRARFADGSSLDVHSDPEAMTEAVRAFAGPSEADGYRRLRQWLTRLYRTEFDRFIGANFDSPLALVTPHLARLVAMGAFGPLDRKIGRFLRDERLRRVFSFQSLYAGQSPQHALAVYAVIAYMDTVAGVFFPRGGMRALPDALAAAAADAGVEFRYGAEVTALRRSGSRVTAVETTGGSLPADAVVLTTELPTAYELLGRTPRRPVPLRPAPSAVVVHVGTRQRCDTAHHTILFGAAWRRTFHELIHEGRLMSDPSLLVTRPTATDPALAPDGRDLLYVLAPAPNLRRGPVDWDRVGDAYADEVLGHVAERLLPGLGDGIEARHVVTPADWARQGMLAGTPFALAHTVAQTGPFRPRNLVRGAGNVVLAGGSTAPGVGVPTALVSGRLAADRITGARVTRPLVAAR; encoded by the coding sequence ATGCGGACCGTGACGGGCCCGGCGGACCGGATCGTCGTGGTGGGTGCGGGGCTGTCCGGGCTGGCGGCGGCGCTGCACCTGGCCGGGCGGGGACGGCAGGTGACCGTCGTCGAGCGCGCCCCGGTGCCCGGCGGCCGGGCCGGGCGGCTGGACCTGGACGGCTACCGCGTGGACACCGGGCCCACCGTGCTGACCATGCCCGATCTGGTCGACGAGACCCTCGCCGCGGTCGGCGACAGCCTGGCGAACCGGCTCGACCTCGTCCCGGTCACCCCCGCCTACCGCGCCCGCTTCGCCGACGGCAGCAGCCTCGACGTGCACAGCGACCCCGAGGCCATGACCGAAGCGGTGCGCGCGTTCGCCGGACCGTCCGAAGCGGACGGCTACCGCCGGCTGCGCCAGTGGCTCACCCGGCTCTACCGGACCGAGTTCGACCGGTTCATCGGCGCCAACTTCGACTCCCCGCTCGCCCTGGTCACCCCGCACCTGGCCCGGCTGGTCGCGATGGGCGCCTTCGGGCCGCTGGACCGCAAGATCGGCCGCTTCCTCCGCGACGAGCGACTGCGCCGGGTGTTCTCCTTCCAGTCGCTCTACGCCGGGCAGTCCCCCCAGCACGCGCTGGCCGTGTACGCGGTGATCGCCTACATGGACACCGTGGCCGGGGTGTTCTTCCCGCGCGGCGGCATGCGCGCGCTGCCCGACGCCCTGGCCGCGGCGGCCGCGGACGCCGGGGTGGAGTTCCGCTACGGCGCCGAGGTCACGGCGCTGCGGCGGTCCGGCTCGCGGGTGACCGCGGTGGAGACCACCGGCGGCAGCCTGCCCGCCGACGCCGTCGTGCTCACCACCGAGCTGCCCACGGCCTACGAGCTGCTCGGCCGGACCCCGCGCCGGCCGGTGCCGCTGCGGCCCGCGCCGTCCGCGGTCGTCGTGCACGTCGGGACGCGGCAGCGGTGCGACACGGCGCACCACACCATTCTGTTCGGCGCGGCGTGGCGGCGGACGTTCCACGAGCTGATCCACGAAGGGCGGCTGATGAGCGATCCCTCCCTGCTGGTGACCCGGCCGACGGCCACCGACCCCGCGCTCGCGCCGGACGGCCGCGACCTGCTCTACGTGCTGGCGCCCGCGCCGAACCTGCGGCGCGGCCCGGTGGACTGGGACCGCGTCGGGGACGCCTACGCCGACGAGGTCCTCGGCCACGTCGCCGAGCGGCTGCTGCCCGGGCTCGGCGACGGCATCGAGGCCAGGCACGTCGTCACCCCGGCCGACTGGGCGCGGCAGGGCATGCTGGCCGGCACCCCGTTCGCGCTGGCGCACACCGTCGCGCAGACCGGCCCGTTCCGGCCGCGCAACCTGGTGCGCGGCGCCGGCAACGTCGTGCTCGCCGGCGGCAGCACCGCCCCCGGGGTGGGCGTGCCGACCGCGCTGGTGTCTGGACGCCTCGCCGCCGACCGGATCACCGGCGCCCGCGTGACCCGTCCACTGGTGGCGGCGCGATGA
- a CDS encoding isocitrate lyase/PEP mutase family protein, with protein sequence MTDAGPTEHEEDVVGDLLGPGPAPRKRLRELLAEPGPLVAPGAYDALTARLVEQAGFDVVYLTGFGTTASLIGRPDVGLLTGTEMIDNARRIVSAVDVPVIADADTGYGNALNVVRTVQAYEQAGVAGIHLEDQVSPKKCGHLSGKAVIPREEMAGKLRAAAAARRDPDFVLIARTDAAAVHGLADAVDRARAYAEAGADLLFVEAPTSEEDIATVARELSGVAPLVFNWAEGGRTPPLSLERIRELGFSLVLYPIGTLLAATAGVRALLDAVRRDGTPAAALPGLPSFGEFTDLIGLPEVSDLEARFAGESG encoded by the coding sequence GTGACGGACGCCGGGCCGACCGAGCACGAGGAGGACGTGGTGGGAGACCTGCTGGGCCCCGGGCCCGCGCCGAGGAAGCGGTTGCGGGAGCTGCTGGCGGAGCCGGGGCCGCTGGTGGCGCCCGGCGCCTACGACGCGCTCACGGCGCGGCTGGTCGAGCAGGCCGGGTTCGACGTGGTCTACTTGACCGGGTTCGGCACCACCGCCTCGCTGATCGGGCGGCCCGACGTCGGCCTGCTGACCGGCACGGAGATGATCGACAACGCGCGGCGCATCGTGTCGGCCGTCGACGTGCCGGTGATCGCCGACGCCGACACCGGCTACGGCAACGCCCTCAACGTGGTCCGCACCGTGCAGGCCTACGAGCAGGCCGGGGTGGCGGGCATCCACCTGGAGGACCAGGTCAGCCCGAAGAAGTGCGGCCACTTGAGCGGCAAGGCCGTCATCCCGCGCGAGGAGATGGCCGGCAAGCTCCGGGCCGCCGCCGCGGCCCGCCGGGACCCGGACTTCGTGCTGATCGCGCGCACCGACGCCGCCGCCGTGCACGGGCTCGCCGACGCGGTCGACCGCGCCCGCGCCTACGCCGAAGCCGGCGCCGACCTGCTGTTCGTGGAGGCCCCGACCAGCGAGGAGGACATCGCCACCGTCGCGCGGGAGCTGTCCGGGGTCGCCCCGCTGGTGTTCAACTGGGCCGAGGGCGGCCGCACCCCGCCGCTGTCCCTGGAGCGGATCCGCGAGCTGGGCTTCTCGCTCGTGCTGTACCCGATCGGCACGCTGCTCGCCGCGACCGCGGGTGTCCGCGCCCTGCTGGACGCCGTGCGCCGGGACGGGACGCCCGCGGCCGCGCTGCCCGGACTGCCGTCGTTCGGCGAGTTCACCGACCTCATCGGGCTGCCCGAGGTGTCCGATCTGGAGGCGCGGTTCGCGGGGGAGTCCGGTTAG
- a CDS encoding glycoside hydrolase family 43 protein: MTCLGILLSSALLPGAVTQAAPAPRVLLNEDFPDPDVLKIGTDYHAFATTGPPGRIPVAVAKDADGPWRVTGDALAADPSWVDPKGGYWAPDVTRRADGTFLMYYAAVSKTDRHRCIGTAVANSVAGPYQPAGDAPLICDPGDQGDIDPQTFQTRDGTRYLLYKAEHPGGGASAIFVQKMTQDGAAPAGPRTEILRADRPEEKGIVEAPVITQRGGQYVLFYSADDYRDAGYQTRYATASSLTGPYTKADRPLLTTDSIGHAAEGPGGADVVGGRIYFHGWLGGQRAARGLFGMNLEFVKGVPQVS; this comes from the coding sequence TTGACCTGCCTGGGAATCCTGCTCTCCTCGGCGCTGCTGCCGGGTGCCGTGACGCAGGCCGCGCCCGCCCCGCGGGTGCTGCTCAACGAGGACTTCCCGGACCCCGACGTGCTCAAGATCGGCACCGACTACCACGCGTTCGCCACCACCGGCCCGCCCGGCCGGATCCCCGTCGCCGTCGCCAAGGACGCGGACGGGCCGTGGCGGGTCACCGGCGACGCGCTGGCCGCCGATCCGTCCTGGGTGGACCCCAAGGGCGGCTACTGGGCGCCCGACGTCACCCGCCGCGCGGACGGCACCTTCCTCATGTACTACGCGGCGGTGTCCAAAACGGACCGGCACCGCTGCATCGGCACCGCCGTCGCGAACTCCGTGGCAGGCCCCTACCAGCCGGCCGGGGACGCGCCGCTGATCTGCGACCCCGGCGACCAGGGCGACATCGACCCGCAGACCTTCCAGACCCGCGACGGCACCCGCTACCTGCTGTACAAGGCCGAGCACCCGGGCGGCGGCGCGTCGGCGATCTTCGTGCAGAAGATGACCCAGGACGGCGCCGCGCCCGCCGGCCCGCGCACCGAGATCCTGCGCGCGGACCGTCCCGAGGAGAAGGGCATCGTCGAAGCGCCGGTGATCACCCAGCGCGGCGGCCAGTACGTGCTGTTCTACTCCGCCGACGACTACCGCGACGCCGGCTACCAGACCCGCTACGCCACGGCGTCCTCGCTGACCGGCCCCTACACCAAGGCCGACCGGCCGCTGCTGACCACGGACTCGATCGGCCACGCCGCGGAAGGACCGGGCGGGGCGGACGTCGTCGGCGGGCGGATCTACTTCCACGGCTGGCTGGGCGGCCAGCGTGCCGCACGCGGCCTGTTCGGCATGAACCTGGAGTTCGTCAAGGGCGTGCCGCAGGTGTCCTAA
- a CDS encoding HdeD family acid-resistance protein, which yields MAVHQPYGAFRVTLGESTGGELRRVTGRWWMVALLGVATAVLGVLLLVNLAVAVGTLAVIIAIALLFEGFDEILTADRHRTRWPFYLLGVVWIGIGVIALAWPGITLLTLAVVVGVGFVVAGAGQIAASLAWRRRLPMWGLWLGLGVVTLLIGVVALVWPGLTVLTLAIWLGIALVLRGAGALWFALQLRRAHQAIEA from the coding sequence ATGGCCGTGCACCAGCCCTACGGGGCGTTCCGGGTGACGCTCGGCGAGTCGACGGGCGGCGAGTTGCGGCGGGTCACCGGGCGGTGGTGGATGGTCGCCCTGCTGGGGGTGGCCACCGCGGTGCTGGGCGTGCTCCTGCTGGTGAACCTCGCCGTCGCGGTGGGCACGCTCGCCGTGATCATCGCGATCGCCCTGCTGTTCGAGGGCTTCGACGAGATCCTCACCGCCGACCGGCACCGCACCCGGTGGCCGTTCTACCTGCTCGGGGTGGTGTGGATCGGGATCGGGGTGATCGCGCTCGCCTGGCCGGGCATCACCCTGCTCACGCTCGCCGTGGTGGTCGGCGTCGGGTTCGTCGTCGCGGGCGCCGGGCAGATCGCGGCGTCACTCGCGTGGCGGCGGCGCCTGCCGATGTGGGGCCTGTGGCTCGGCCTCGGCGTGGTGACGCTGCTGATCGGGGTGGTGGCGCTGGTGTGGCCCGGCCTGACCGTCCTCACGCTCGCGATCTGGCTCGGAATCGCCCTGGTGCTGCGCGGCGCCGGCGCCCTCTGGTTCGCCCTCCAGCTGCGCCGCGCCCACCAGGCCATCGAGGCTTAG
- a CDS encoding LacI family DNA-binding transcriptional regulator: MPRQADIARIAGVSQATVLVVLGGRSGVRMAESTRRRVLEVAENLGYVPHPVATRLASAPSNMLGLYTFRATFPMEVADSYYPILVGVEEEAAALGQDLILFTGLSGAEASGEASIRRTRVADGCLFFGRHVPEEPIAKLVDSGFPLVYIGRREELGGRIPFVGADYVAASAEVATRLAGLGHRNLLYVREADEAPSSADRERGLRQAAPDARIVRLDGPALTTDTVRGWLAEGITAIDVEETDTGAAYTAVRRALDAAGLSTPDDLSLAVLGRPPGDEPVSGFDIPRREMGRRAVRLLVDLITETGTTPQQLLRCPPVAGTTAGPAPERDHA, encoded by the coding sequence ATGCCCCGGCAGGCCGACATCGCCCGCATCGCCGGCGTCTCGCAGGCCACGGTGTTGGTCGTGCTCGGCGGCCGGTCCGGGGTCCGGATGGCCGAGTCGACGCGCCGCCGGGTCCTCGAAGTGGCCGAGAACCTGGGGTACGTGCCGCACCCGGTCGCGACCCGGTTGGCGTCGGCGCCCTCGAACATGCTCGGCCTCTACACCTTCCGCGCCACGTTCCCGATGGAGGTGGCCGACTCCTACTACCCGATCCTGGTCGGCGTCGAGGAGGAGGCCGCGGCGCTCGGCCAGGATCTGATCCTGTTCACCGGGCTGAGCGGCGCGGAGGCGTCCGGGGAGGCCTCGATCCGGCGCACCCGCGTCGCCGACGGCTGCCTGTTCTTCGGGCGGCACGTGCCCGAGGAACCGATCGCGAAGCTGGTCGACTCCGGCTTCCCGCTCGTCTACATCGGACGGCGGGAGGAGCTCGGCGGCCGCATCCCGTTCGTGGGCGCGGATTACGTGGCGGCCTCGGCCGAGGTCGCCACGCGGCTCGCCGGGCTCGGACACCGGAACCTGCTGTACGTGCGGGAAGCCGACGAAGCACCCTCCTCGGCCGACCGTGAACGCGGCCTCCGCCAGGCGGCGCCGGACGCGCGGATCGTCCGCCTCGACGGGCCCGCCCTGACCACGGACACGGTCCGCGGCTGGCTCGCCGAGGGCATCACCGCGATCGACGTGGAGGAAACCGACACCGGTGCCGCCTACACCGCGGTGCGCCGGGCGCTCGACGCGGCCGGACTGTCCACACCGGACGACCTGTCGCTCGCGGTGCTCGGCCGCCCGCCGGGGGACGAGCCGGTCAGCGGCTTCGACATCCCGCGCCGCGAGATGGGCCGGCGCGCCGTGCGCCTGCTCGTCGACCTGATCACCGAAACCGGGACCACGCCGCAGCAGCTGCTGCGGTGCCCGCCCGTGGCCGGCACGACCGCCGGCCCCGCACCGGAGAGGGACCATGCCTGA
- a CDS encoding FAD-dependent oxidoreductase, with protein MPELDTEILVVGGGLGGVAAALAAAGGGHRVVLTEETDWLGGRLTAQAVPPDENPWIERFGSTATYRRLREGIRGYYRRHYQLRAEAARLTDPNPGSGRVSKLCHEPRVALAVLEAMLAPHRAAGRVTVLLEHRPVAAETTGDRVDAVTLEGRDGARTTVRAGYVLDATENGDLLPMTGTEFAVGAESRDEHGEPHAPEHADPANLQGITYCFALFHHAGQDHVIDRPEMYDFWRSCTPEFWPGPLLGVPRARPAHAGTGRADLRAQPGRRPARDHRRPERRRP; from the coding sequence ATGCCTGAACTCGACACCGAAATCCTCGTCGTCGGCGGCGGACTCGGCGGCGTGGCCGCCGCGCTGGCCGCGGCGGGCGGCGGGCACCGGGTCGTGCTCACCGAGGAGACCGACTGGCTCGGCGGCCGGCTCACCGCGCAGGCGGTGCCGCCGGACGAGAACCCGTGGATCGAGCGGTTCGGCTCGACCGCGACCTACCGCCGCCTGCGCGAGGGCATCCGCGGCTACTACCGGCGCCACTACCAGCTGCGGGCGGAGGCCGCGCGCCTGACCGACCCCAACCCCGGCTCAGGCCGGGTCAGCAAGCTGTGCCACGAGCCGCGGGTCGCGTTGGCGGTGCTGGAGGCCATGCTCGCCCCGCACCGCGCGGCCGGGCGCGTCACCGTCCTGCTCGAACACCGCCCGGTGGCGGCCGAGACGACCGGCGACCGCGTGGACGCGGTCACGCTGGAGGGCCGGGACGGCGCCCGCACCACCGTGCGCGCCGGCTACGTCCTGGACGCCACCGAGAACGGCGACCTGCTGCCGATGACCGGCACCGAGTTCGCCGTGGGCGCCGAGTCGCGCGACGAGCACGGCGAGCCGCACGCCCCCGAGCACGCCGATCCGGCCAACCTGCAGGGCATCACCTACTGCTTCGCGTTGTTCCACCACGCCGGGCAGGACCACGTGATCGACCGGCCGGAGATGTACGACTTCTGGCGGTCCTGCACCCCGGAGTTCTGGCCCGGCCCGCTGCTTGGGGTTCCGCGCGCCCGACCCGCGCACGCTGGAACCGGTCGAGCGGACCTTCGTGCCCAACCCGGACGGCGACCCGCTCGCGATCACCGCCGACCAGAGCGCCGACGCCCGTGA
- a CDS encoding FAD-dependent oxidoreductase: MPNPDGDPLAITADQSADARDKELWGFRRILARGLHEAGAFDSDITLVNWPLNDYWLRPALEIDGHTGPDDVARAHHEAKQLSLSVLYWPRTEAPRADGGTGFPGLKLRHDVTGTADGLAKSAYVRESRRIKAVTTVTEQDVSLDVLGPHGRKRHADSVGIGSYRIDLHPSTSGDNYVDVASVPFEIPLGALLPRRVRNLVPGAKNIGTTHITNGCYRLHPVEWNVGEVAGHLGGFALRRGVGPHQVRDRDPPPRRPAHVVGQGRPAERVGPARRRALVRAAHPAGADRARARGEGADRAVAAGGCAVRAADHHPVGQPQRAGAALTLQGVRRGRAADRVVHRDRDAAGRREAARREVRADADRVGDQPGGRDRVRAGVHGAGAAVPVPRPLNVFGLGAGVAGVLVSGGIYPMPAVVGLMASYNQMFSVSDPTSTQTVWSAQYAGVRPERAMIPTLPYTWVVALGGMILTAVLYLP, from the coding sequence GTGCCCAACCCGGACGGCGACCCGCTCGCGATCACCGCCGACCAGAGCGCCGACGCCCGTGACAAGGAGCTGTGGGGCTTCCGCCGGATCCTGGCCCGCGGCCTGCACGAGGCCGGGGCGTTCGACTCCGACATCACCCTGGTCAACTGGCCGCTCAACGACTACTGGCTGCGGCCCGCGCTGGAGATCGACGGCCACACCGGCCCGGACGACGTCGCCCGCGCCCACCACGAGGCCAAGCAGCTGTCGTTGTCAGTGCTGTACTGGCCGCGGACCGAGGCGCCGCGCGCGGACGGCGGCACCGGCTTCCCCGGGCTGAAGCTGCGGCACGACGTCACCGGTACCGCGGACGGCCTCGCGAAATCCGCGTACGTGCGGGAATCGCGGCGGATCAAGGCGGTCACCACCGTCACCGAGCAGGACGTCTCGCTGGACGTCCTCGGCCCGCACGGGCGCAAGCGGCACGCCGACTCGGTCGGCATCGGCAGCTACCGCATCGACCTCCACCCCTCGACCTCCGGTGACAACTACGTCGACGTCGCCAGCGTGCCGTTCGAGATCCCGCTCGGCGCGCTGCTGCCGCGGCGGGTGCGCAACCTGGTGCCGGGCGCGAAGAACATCGGCACGACGCACATCACCAACGGCTGCTACCGGCTGCATCCGGTGGAGTGGAACGTCGGCGAGGTCGCCGGGCACCTGGGCGGTTTCGCGCTGCGCCGCGGCGTGGGACCACACCAGGTCCGCGACCGAGACCCGCCGCCGCGGCGCCCGGCGCACGTGGTCGGTCAAGGCCGCCCGGCCGAGCGCGTGGGTCCGGCGCGGCGACGCGCCCTGGTACGCGCTGCTCACCCCGCTGGTGCCGATCGTGCTCGCGCTCGGGGCGAAGGTGCCGATCGTGCCGTCGCTGCTGGCGGGTGTGCTGTTCGCGCTGCTGACCACCACCCGGTGGGGCAACCTCAACGGGCAGGCGCTGCGCTCACTCTACAAGGCGTTCGACGTGGCCGCGCCGCCGATCGTGTTGTTCATCGCGATCGGGATGCTGCTGGCCGCCGTGAAGCTGCCCGGCGCGAAGTCCGCGCTGACGCCGATCGTGTCGGCGATCAGCCCGGCGGGCGCGATCGCGTTCGTGCTGGTGTTCACGGTGCTGGTGCCGCTGTGCCTGTTCCGCGGCCGCTCAACGTGTTCGGCCTCGGCGCCGGGGTCGCCGGCGTGCTGGTGTCCGGCGGGATCTACCCGATGCCCGCGGTGGTCGGCCTGATGGCCTCCTACAACCAGATGTTCAGCGTCTCCGACCCGACGAGCACCCAGACGGTGTGGAGCGCGCAGTACGCCGGGGTGCGGCCGGAGCGGGCGATGATCCCGACCCTGCCCTACACCTGGGTGGTCGCGCTGGGCGGGATGATCCTGACCGCCGTGCTCTACCTGCCGTGA
- a CDS encoding alpha/beta hydrolase codes for MVLWQPVLDPHGAFLASTVPALVLHGDADEHAPYEVARDAALARNHTSWCSISSAGHGFRGAAAEVLDRTVDRLVAYCGER; via the coding sequence GTGGTGCTGTGGCAGCCGGTGCTCGACCCGCACGGGGCGTTCCTGGCGAGCACCGTGCCCGCGCTGGTGCTGCACGGCGACGCCGACGAGCACGCGCCCTACGAGGTGGCGCGGGATGCCGCGCTGGCCCGGAACCACACGAGCTGGTGCAGCATTTCCAGCGCCGGGCACGGGTTCCGCGGGGCGGCCGCGGAAGTGCTGGACCGGACGGTGGACCGGCTGGTGGCCTACTGCGGCGAGCGGTAG
- a CDS encoding DUF5313 family protein, with the protein MTERRRPNPLQWLWYALGGRLPEQHRTWVLHDVTAKTWLWRHAARASVLLLPLMLVWLLLPGPLTLRLSLVLMAGIVGFFYSLVYAEESVENRLRKHGYPYGTARKVRAEAKEEAEREVKERYIARYRSPQ; encoded by the coding sequence GTGACCGAGCGCCGACGCCCCAATCCCCTCCAGTGGCTGTGGTACGCCCTCGGCGGCCGCCTGCCCGAGCAGCACCGCACCTGGGTCCTGCACGACGTGACCGCCAAGACCTGGCTGTGGCGGCACGCGGCGCGGGCCTCGGTGCTGCTCCTGCCCCTCATGCTGGTCTGGCTGCTGCTGCCCGGCCCGCTCACCCTGCGGCTGAGCCTGGTGCTCATGGCCGGGATCGTCGGGTTCTTCTACTCCCTCGTCTACGCCGAGGAGAGCGTCGAGAACCGGCTCCGCAAGCACGGCTACCCCTACGGCACCGCCCGCAAGGTGCGCGCCGAAGCCAAGGAGGAGGCCGAGCGGGAGGTCAAGGAGCGCTACATCGCGCGCTACCGCTCGCCGCAGTAG
- a CDS encoding MarR family winged helix-turn-helix transcriptional regulator translates to MTAIDLGENPLALDRQVCFALSVASRSVIGIYRPLLKPYGLTHPQYLVLLALWDRAPRSVKDLAETLRQEPATLSPLLKRLEALGYLTRERNRSDERALMVDLTESGRDLRAEAEKIPYRVVETLGMEVAELEQLHAALARVIAATGNAGAERDETG, encoded by the coding sequence ATGACCGCGATCGACCTGGGCGAGAACCCGCTGGCGCTGGACCGGCAGGTGTGCTTCGCCCTGTCCGTGGCCTCCCGCAGCGTCATCGGGATCTACCGGCCGCTGCTCAAGCCCTACGGCCTCACCCACCCGCAGTACCTGGTGCTGCTCGCGCTGTGGGACCGCGCGCCCCGGTCGGTGAAGGACCTGGCCGAGACCCTGCGCCAGGAGCCGGCCACGTTGTCGCCCCTGCTCAAGCGGCTGGAGGCGCTGGGCTACCTGACGCGGGAACGCAACCGCTCCGACGAGCGGGCGCTGATGGTCGACCTGACCGAGTCCGGCCGGGACCTGCGCGCTGAGGCCGAGAAGATCCCGTACCGGGTCGTGGAGACGCTCGGCATGGAGGTCGCCGAGCTGGAGCAGCTGCACGCCGCGCTGGCCCGCGTCATCGCCGCGACCGGAAACGCCGGTGCGGAGCGCGACGAGACCGGTTGA
- a CDS encoding Dps family protein has translation MATKTVATALQRTLTDLIDLGLPAKQAHWNVTGPHFRAVHLHLDELAAATREHADSVAERLAALGVSPDGRASTVAAESTLPGLPAGPLADRAAAEAGILAATITGLRAGTAATGEPDPVSQDLLIGIAADLEKQHWMFQAQTR, from the coding sequence GTGGCCACCAAGACCGTCGCCACCGCACTCCAGCGGACGCTCACCGATCTGATCGACCTGGGCCTGCCGGCCAAGCAGGCGCACTGGAACGTCACCGGCCCGCACTTCCGCGCCGTCCACCTGCACCTGGACGAGCTGGCCGCCGCCACCCGCGAGCACGCCGACAGCGTCGCCGAGCGCCTGGCCGCGCTCGGGGTCTCCCCGGACGGCCGCGCGAGCACGGTCGCCGCCGAGTCCACGCTGCCCGGCCTGCCGGCCGGACCGCTGGCCGACCGGGCCGCGGCCGAGGCCGGCATCCTGGCCGCCACGATCACCGGCCTGCGCGCCGGGACCGCGGCCACCGGCGAGCCCGACCCGGTGAGCCAGGACCTCCTCATCGGCATCGCCGCCGACCTGGAGAAGCAGCACTGGATGTTCCAGGCCCAAACCCGCTGA
- a CDS encoding MarR family winged helix-turn-helix transcriptional regulator, with amino-acid sequence MAEPAAPRLDDQVCFALYAASRAVTSLYRPLLDELGLTYPQYLVMLALWEHGELSVKDLGQALSLDSGTLSPLLKRLEKLEFVRRERRADDERSVCIRLTDKGDGLRSKAVPLPGVIGDAMGLPLDELEALRATLRGLTASVNAYRESRPGV; translated from the coding sequence ATGGCCGAACCGGCCGCACCGCGGCTCGACGATCAGGTCTGCTTCGCGCTGTACGCCGCGTCCCGCGCGGTCACCTCGCTCTACCGGCCGCTGCTCGACGAGCTGGGCCTGACCTACCCGCAGTACCTGGTGATGCTGGCGCTGTGGGAGCACGGCGAGCTGTCCGTCAAGGATCTTGGGCAGGCGCTGTCGCTGGACTCGGGGACGCTGTCGCCGCTGCTCAAGAGACTGGAGAAGCTGGAGTTCGTCCGGCGGGAGCGCCGCGCCGACGACGAGCGCTCGGTGTGCATCCGGCTGACGGACAAGGGCGACGGGCTGCGGTCGAAGGCCGTGCCGCTGCCGGGCGTGATCGGCGACGCGATGGGCCTGCCGCTGGACGAGCTGGAGGCACTGCGCGCGACGCTGCGCGGGCTCACCGCGTCGGTCAACGCCTACCGCGAGTCTCGGCCGGGCGTATAA